One Eptesicus fuscus isolate TK198812 chromosome 13, DD_ASM_mEF_20220401, whole genome shotgun sequence genomic window, aaaacatggaCATCACTACCCTCATATAACTGTTCAAAAGCCTCTCACCAACCCAGGTCCAGAAATAACCTGTTGCTAATTCTTCCCAGAAACATGAATTGCATCTTGCAAGTCTTCCAGAATGAACTCACCTGTTCCATCTGCAGGAACTACTTCGTAGACCCCATCACCATAGACTGTGGGCACAGCTTTTGCAGGCCCTGTTTCTACCTCAGCTTGCAGAACAGGTCAGTTCTTGATCACTGCTCTGAATGCCAGAAAGCAATCCAGCAGAAAGACTTTCACACAAATGTCACTCTCAAGCAAATGGTTCTCACTGTCAGACAGGCCCGTCTGTGGCAATTCCTGCGCTCTAGGGACAACAGGTGTAGAATACACATGGAGGCAAAGCAGATCTTCTGTGAGGACCAGAGGAGCCTGCTCTGTTTACACTGCTCTACCTCCCAGGAGCATGGTGCTCACAGACACTGTTCAGTAGAAGAGGCGGCTGAGCAACACAGGGTAAGTGATGCCCTTTTGGACCCACTTCTGTAAAGTGGGTATGAAATTCCTGTGGGTCTGTGTCCTTGGGGATGGGATTACTCCATCCAGGTTTTTCTTTCAGAATCTCTGCCCTGGAATTCCTTAGTGTGAAGCCTCCCAGATTTCACAAATATGTGATGTAAACAAGGCAACTCTATGATTTCCTGTTTTCCATAGTTCTGATTTATCACTCATTTTGTGGAACCTCCCTCTATGAGGACTAAATTTTACATTGTCCTCTTCATTGGCTCTAATTGATTCTTGTTGTTCTTTTACAGGAGAAACTCCTCAAGACAATGTGTTCTTTATGGGAGAAATGCTGTGAAAATGATAGAAACCTGATTGTGGAATCTGTGGCAACCAGATCTTGGGAGGTTGGTATTTGCATTTCTCCAACCTGCAGCATGAACATGGGGTGGTTGGATGAATGACTTTAAAATAGGAATTTCGTCTGACACTATAATGTTCTTTGAGATTCAATATGGGAAGGGTGATCAACAGGAAAAGGGTGTTTTCCTCCATAGATAAATAGTTGGGGTCTTAGTCAGGGCTTCTAACAAAATGGCAACTGTCACACAAAGCATGCTGGTTTGTTCCCCGGATAAACAATATTTATCATTTGTGTACCAAGAACCACAACAGACTGGGCCATTTCACAGAGTGCCATATGTGGAGGGAGGGGGTAAATACTGGGGGTAGATATTTTGCAGCCATTGAAAATTCAGGAGAAGCATCTGAGGCAGTATAAACATTAATGTGGAAAAGTAGTATTTGAAAACAGATTGAAAATTTCAGGAAGAAAGAACATTGTCATCAATCCAGGGAAATCCTGAACTTATCCTAAGTAATTAAttttgaatctatatatatataagcctaaatAACCAAATAACTGTAGGACCCatagactggtcactatgatgtgcactgaacaccagggggcagatgctcaacacaggaattgccccctggtgttcaatGCACTCCCACCGCCAAccccccacagccagccaacctcccacagtttCTCCCCCCTGCCAGCAGGCCAACATCCTGTGGACCCTACCCCCAAGTGGCCTACCACCTATGGTTCCTAACCCTGGTTGGTCAGCCCCCTGCCATTGGCCCCATTGGCTCTTAGTCAGGGTTTCTCACAAAATGACAGTTGTCACACAAAGCATGCTGGTTTGTTCCCAGGATTAACAACCAACctcccagccaacctcccacagtcccttccaaTTGCCGGGCAACTCcgccaattggccccaatcaccagccaggccgagagaccctacccatgcatgaatttgtgcaccaggcctctagtaatatatataatgtCTGAGGAGAAAATTGGTGAGAGATGAGGGATACATATAAACATGCCAAATATAGATCCTGGTATCTAAATAGAAGGAGATGTTTCAACACGTTAGGGAAATATAGGAATAACAGATTTCCTCAATCTGGATGGTTATCTTGAAGGTGTGATATCTAATATGAATTTACTCAACACATATTTTATAAACACCTTGTCTGTATCAAATAATGATCTAGAAAATAGAGCAGTAAGCAAAGTAGAAAGTATTCTTGCCCTGATAAAGCTTACACACTAAATCAAAGGGCaaatagtctatatatatatatatatatatatatatatatatatatatatatatatatatatatatatatatatatatatatatatatatatatatatatatatatataacatacgaTAAGTGATAAGTTCTTTGTAGAATAATAAAGCAGTAAGGAGAAAGAGGAGTACAGGGTAGGGACTGCAGATGAGGGTTTGAGTTCTAAATAGGATTGATCATCAGAGAAGACCTCACTGAAAATTTCACCttataaaaatagatttctgAAGAGGACAGCAACCATAGGAGTATGTAGAGAGACTTCTAGATGGAGAAAATAGCACATGCAAAGGTGTTGCAGGCAGGTATATTGGGGGCCATTGAAAACAACAAAGATCTGAGGGAGCCTCAGGGTAAATTaggaagagaatgaaaggaaataaaatcaaagagaTGATGGGAGTCAGATTGTAAATGAAACCTCCTTAGGATAGGATTAAGCTGGATGAAATGCAAGGGGATGAGCATATCAGTCTGAGGTCACAGCATGTAAAATGGGTTGAAGCAATCTGATCCAAATTTCAGAAATCAGGCTAAATAGAGGATCCCTAATccaattaatataaatttaaactgCATGTTTTATGAATGAACTGTGTTGCCTTCTCACACCATTGGCTGGAATATAGAAATCAcacatttgcttttctttgtgGTTATCTTATCAAAGGATTCTTTATGAGTGAAGTGGATATAATTGGTTGattaaaatatatggaaaagaGGAATGAGAACATGTGGATTCTGAGACTAGACAAGACTGAGGGTTAAAGGTTAAATATAATTGATCTttataaggggaaaaaagaatccatgAGATTCAGTAGGAGATGAATGAAAGGGTTTATGTTTTTACTAAACATCTCCATGTCATTGCAGATTTATGTGATCTCAAGGGGGGAAGCAATCAGAGCTGAATATGATGAGTTGGCTCAAATTTACCATACGGAAAAGCAACAACATTTAGAGAGACTGCAAAGAGAAGGCAAGGAGATTTTTGACCAATTCCAGGACAGTGAAGCCAGGATGGCACACAAGAGGCAGCTTTTACGAGGAATGTATACAGAGCTGAAGGAAATGTGCCATAAACCAGATGTAGAGCTGCTCCTGGTAAGAACTCAGAAGTGGGGTGCTGAATGTTCACCTGCACAGGCATTTTTTCAACGGAAACCCACCTCCTCTTTTATGGCATTTGTTTCCAACAACCTATTTCCCTAGCCTCAGTTATTTTGTTGGGAGGGTATCGCTCCTCCAAGGAACCCCACAAACAAAAGATCCCTCCTACACTATCCATAAGAAACAAACCTCTGTGGGATGGTAAAAGAATCCTGAGTTAGATTCCCCCTCTACAAGTCAATGATATATTTTGGCTTCGGGAAAAGGCACAAAATGTATTAGTATTGAGGCTAATTATAGGCATGGCAATATGGGGAGATTTAGGAATCTCCACTTGCATTGTTGTCATTTTTGGGTCCACCCACATTGGAAATAGACAAGATGCTGGATACTTAATCATGGTTACAGGAGCACACAGGGACTCCCCAGCCCTCTTCCCCCTTCACTGGCCCTTGGAGAGTCTCCAGGAATCAGTCTCCAGAAGAACATGAGTTTATGACAATATGGTAAACTGTGAAGAGAAAATAGATAGGTTTCCCAGGATGAAACAGAGTATCTGGGATATAACTTCTGGAACTATCTTAAAATTGCCCACCAGGGTTCTGGAGGAATGgaacaaaaataagagaaagagcaaaaaataaaaaaagagaaaaaactaagtgaaaaaaaaaatctcccatgGACGTAGTGGAATAGTCATTGGTAAAAAGCACTAAACCTTTCTATTTTTCTCCACAGGATTTTGGAGACATATTGCAAAGGTGAGTCTGTACCTTGATACTAGCTGGTACTGTTTCAGAGTTTTCACATGCATCAGAAAGGATATGCTACAGTGAAGGCAGATCTTATTGGGATCTTGATAGAATGTTTTCCTGTATCTATTTTCCCCTTTCCAACTCCGTGTAGATGTTTGTTTTCATTGCCGTACTGAGTGATTTCATTCTGCAGTTTCAATggacaaattgaaaaaaaaaaaaaatccaaaaaactcCAAAAAAACTGACTAAATGAAACGCCCTCATTCCCAATTTCCTTTTTAGTTCTCAAAACCCTACATATATGAAGGGAAGGTGCTAAGTTTTCTGAGTGATGAGAAAGTCAAATACCTTAGAGGCAGAGCTAGTGGGATCTGGGGTGCGAGGGTAGAGGAAATACCCAGCAGTGAGAAAGCCCTGGtgatttgttgatttattcataGCAGTTGACAGTCCtgaaaaacagatgaaaaaaattttctAAGTATGAGAATGatgtgaggcccctagaaccCCTTGCCCCAGGAAGCAGATCCCCCTGCCTGGGAAAAGTTTCATAGCCTCTATATTGAGAGTGTGCACTAGGCCAACTAGTCTTCAGAGAACTCTATCATTTCCAGATGGGGTGCATTTCAGAGGAATACAGAATTTCTCTCTTGAATATCCTCAAGGACATAAGAGACTGAGGATCTTTATAAATTCCTAGACAAGATGAGAAAGGGTTAGACTGAATTCTGGTTCAAATGAACTTTCCATTAGACATTAAAATTAAGGAACTATGAGGAAGAATTATTTGGCAAAGTGATATATTTGGGTTTTCAAATTAATGGATTTAAATAATTCTATTGAAGTATGTTATACCTAAAAAATAGTGGTTTTGTTTGTTGACTGTAAACACGGTAACTTCATCTTCCTTCTTGCAGGAGTGAGgcagtgtgtgtgcacatgccccAGCCTGTGAAAGCAGAGCTCACTGCAGTGATCATCCCGGGGTTGATTGCAAGGTTAAACCCCTTCCACAGTAAGCGTAGGCCCAAGGGCCATATTCCCATTTTCTATTCTGTGTTTTTAGGGCCATGCAGGTAATCTGCCCTCTTTTATTAAGTGTGTTACTATTTTCAGACATAAGTGCATCATTTGACTGTATAATCCTTTTGTAAGGGAACCTGTCTTTACAGTCACATTTATAATAGCAAGAGTGAAAGGTAGTGAAAAACAGAAATATGATTCAGACTCATAAATAGTGAGTTTCTCTTGGGTAAAGGAATGATGTCAGAAATGAACAGTTTAATAAATGGAACAATGTTCAGATTTAAGGTTAATTATTCAATTTTatgtataactttttatttattcatatataattttcaaatgctaacagctgtttttttgtgtgatatATAACATACTGGATCATACTtggtttctttgtattttttttacaatggtcatataatataaaaatttgaattaGTCTGTGTGAACAGAagagatatttttataaacaacaaagtaaaaacacACCAGAATTAAGTTTACTCATTATCTGAAGAGGTACACGTTAAATCTCCGAATGCTGACATCCCAGAGCCAGGACAGAAGACAGAGACTGGTGAAGGGTTTTGCAAACACCATTTTAAGAAACTACTAAAATGGACATAAATtggattttcattaatttatctaGAGAAATGTTTGGCTCATGGCAAATCTGCATATCCCTTCCAAAATCAATGATTATGTTACTATTTAGAAGAAATGTGCTTCTGATTCTAATGTTTTTACAATGGAAGACAATTCAAAGAATATTATGCATTGGCCATTTTGCTATGAAAAGTGAACTTGGAGACATGAGTCtttttgttcttaatcctcacccaaggagacaTATACaaccttattttttattgattgaagagaggcagggagaggaagggtgagatagaaacatcaatgatgagatagaatcattgatgagctgcctcctgcatgccccctactggggatcaagcccacaacccaggtgccctgaccagcaatggaaccctgacctcctggttcatatgttgacagtcaaacactgagccatatGGGCTGagctaaggatattttttccattaatttttagagaaagtggaagggaggaaggaagagagagagagagagaaaatatgagaGAGAGGGACAACAATACCCAGACAGACACAGATgcaggggatggaacctgcaacccaggatgcgcccttgactagaatcaaacctgttATCCCTAGTGCCAGAGCCTACCCTCTACCCAGTGAGTCACACTGGGGTGGATGTGATGAGTCTTATATTTGACCCTAaacatttgaatttcaaaaaatGTTGAGATGTCTGTCCTTAGGGATCTGTTTGTTCTGCACATGTATTGGTCATCTTGGTGTTTTATTAGATGTGACAACCAACATTGCTGTTGTAGTTGTGGCCTCATAATAATGTAACTTCTTGATAGAGCAATGTTTTCATCAGGACTTCTATTTGCAATGTGACcccatgattttctttttcctttttgcagaGGTTATCGCTCTGCATCATGGAAGCACTCGCGCTCATAACTTCCTACAAGGAGATTTGATAAGCCTGAGTATTGGATGTGGTCTTCAAGGTGTACCATTTCCCTTTCCAAAATCTCAGTGTTTTCTTTACTGGGGTGCTAGTATTTTTACTTATGGGCAACATTACTGGGAGCTAGAAGTGGGAGACCTTTGGAATTGGGCTTTAGGAGTCTCTTGTGATGATTGGGTAGAGGGTAATAGAAACCTCCAGAAGGCATTCTATCTTCTTGGCTGTACTAAAAATGACATGCACCACAGTTTCTTCACCACCTCCCCACTTTTACTGCAATATGTGCCCAAACCTATTAGCCGAGTAGGAGTATTCCTGGATTATGAAGGAAGAAGTGTGACCTTTATAAATGTAGCAAACAATTCCTTTCTATGTAGAATctcctcttgctctttctctccccgTCTCAGGCCTATCTTTTGCTGTTGTCACTCCCGACTAGAAATACATTAGGAATCTCTCTATATCCTGGGGGTCGCCAGTATCTCAGGAAGCCCTTTTCCTGGTGCCCTATCAAATAAGACAAATatgttatatgtttttgttttaatttcctttttttgtccTGAATATCTATTAACTGTATTATTAAATATGATAACCTTCAAAACATATGTATCGATTTGTGGTTTACTCAGTTTAGGAAAATCATCATCCATGAAGCATGGCATAAAATAAGTCCTCAGGTTTTTGCTTTATTTGTGAACTGTCATGAGAAAGTATGACAGATGACAGGGGTGTTTGCAGAGGTAAAACTCAATGCAAGAAAGCAGGCATACATGGTTGTAGAGACACAGTGGCAAAAATGCAAGACACACACTTGCGCGCGCGTGCCCCAATGgcaatttaagaaataattttctcatttatcttcAGCTAACTATAGTCTACATGTTCTCGTCTCATTTTAATAATCCATAGAGAACTAACATTACT contains:
- the LOC129151161 gene encoding putative tripartite motif-containing protein 49B; the encoded protein is MNCILQVFQNELTCSICRNYFVDPITIDCGHSFCRPCFYLSLQNRSVLDHCSECQKAIQQKDFHTNVTLKQMVLTVRQARLWQFLRSRDNRCRIHMEAKQIFCEDQRSLLCLHCSTSQEHGAHRHCSVEEAAEQHREKLLKTMCSLWEKCCENDRNLIVESVATRSWEIYVISRGEAIRAEYDELAQIYHTEKQQHLERLQREGKEIFDQFQDSEARMAHKRQLLRGMYTELKEMCHKPDVELLLDFGDILQRSEAVCVHMPQPVKAELTAVIIPGLIARAMQRLSLCIMEALALITSYKEI